AAACCGAAATTTGTTTGCTAACCCCAACACGGTAAGCTCTTAGTGGGAATTCCTGTCAAGTATATAAGTTTTTTGCGGCAAAACAAACGGCATACGCCCAGAAGGCGGGGGTGGCCGAAGCGAGCTGGGGATATCGGGAACCGACACTTGCTTTTCGTAGTTGCCCTCAGGATATTTCATCTCTTTTTTACAGTATCCGGGAATTATTCGTATAGTATTATGTCTATGTTAATTGTCAGGGTATGCGGGATGACTTTGCTGATTCTTTTTCGAAATGGGTAAGACCGAAGAACTTAAAAAGGCTGCGGGCGTAAAAGCCGTCGACTTCGTGCGTGCGGGAATGCTTGTCGGACTCGGCACCGGGTCGACTGCGGAGTTTGCTATCGAAGAGCTCTCAAAGCGGATAAGAGACGGCCGGCTTTCGGATATATCCTGCGTTCCAAGTTCCGAGAGAACGAAAAATTTCGCCGAGGTCATGGACCTTGACCTCGTTGAACTCGATTCGGCAAGAAGGATTGACGTTACTATTGACGGAGCGGATGAAATCGATTCCGATTTTAACCTGATAAAAGGGGGCGGAGGAGCTCTTTTAAGAGAGAAGGTTCTCGCTCAGAACAGCAAAAGAAATATAATCGTCGCTGACGAATCGAAGCTCTCGCGGCGGCTTGGAGAGCGTTTTCCCGTTCCCGTCGAGGTGCTTCAGTTTGCCCTTGAAGCTGAAAAGGACTACCTCGAGAGTCTTGGAGGAGAGGTCCGCTTACGACTCGCTCGCGACGGTTCCCCGTTTTTGACAGATCAGGGAAATCTTATTGTCGACTGGAGCTTTGGAGAGATGGACGACCCCTCTTTTTTCGCCTACCGGTTGTCTGCAAGGGCAGGGATAGTCGAGCATGGTCTTTTCATAGGTACTACAAGCGATGTCATAGTAGCTTTTTCCCAGGAAGTGAAGCACTTTGTGACAATCTCGGATGCTTAAGGTTTTCTGAGGATCGTGACGAATATGACCGCGGCGGCAACCGAACTCGCAAATTTAAGTGAATTACTTAATTTATTCTTGGTTTTTGCCGCGGACGGTCAATCTTTTTAGTTGCGTTTGCGGGGGAGAGGATCAGACAAAAAACCGGGCGATTCTCTGTATGCTCTCTGAGACATCAGGCGTAATGCCGATTCTTACAATGCCCCTTCCCATTTCGTCAAGAGACTTGAAGTCTCCCGTGGCCTGAGCCATTTTGAGTACTTGGAAGGAGAATACTGATTCCGCGGAACCGACATCATCGGGTATGCACAGGTCGTTTTCGTTCTCGCTTACGATCTGAATGAAAAATCCTTCTCCCGAGTCTCCTTTGTGAAGTTGGCCTGTCGAGTGGAGAAATCTCGGGCCGAAACCCAGAGTTACGGGCACGGATGATATGCTTTCGATCTGTGCGCGGAGGGAAAGAAGCTCTTTTGAGTTTTCTTCTGCAGGGTCTACATAGGCCTGAATCGATATGTAACCTCTTTTCTTTGAAGAGATGATATCTCTTAGTTGCTCCGGGGATTCTATTTTTCTGTTACTTGAGAAAACAAACCCGTTTTTGGAAAAATCGGGTTCTTTGGATTCAAGTTTCCCCGTTTCCCTGTAGAGCTTGAGAAAACTTCTTGCAAAGGTTTTTGCGGATTCGACATCGGGCTGGTCAAAGGGATTTATTCCCATTATGCTTCCCACAAGTGCGACGGCAAACTCAAAACGGAAGAGCTCTGCGGCTATCTGGTCGGGACTGTCAACTACTATCTTCACGAAGGGAATCTTGGAGTTCTTGATGCGCGAGGCGACCATATCCACAGTTCTGTCTTCCCTCAGGGAAAGAAGAATGTATGCCCTGTCATCTCCGGGCCGTGGACAATCCGAGACCTCTTCGTCAAGCAGCGGAAGGATGCCGACGCCGTTTTTTCCGGTACTTTCGGCGATCAGTTGCTCCACCCAGTAGCCGAAAGGAAAAAGTTTTTCGGAAAAAACAAAACCCAGCTTGTCTCTTCCTTGTTCGGCCATAACCCCGAGAAATGTCCCCAAGCGAAAGGAGGGACTCTCATGGTATTTTCCTCCGACTGAGTTTTCGAGTTCAAGCAGCACGGAAAAGGCCGATTGAAGTATCTTGCGTATATCGACTCCCGCAAGGGATGAGGGAACGAGGCCGAAGTAGGAAAGCGCGCTGAACCTCCCGCCAACATTCGGATCGTTGATAAACACCCTGCTAAAACCATGTTTGTCGGCTGTTTTGATCAGTTCTGAGCCAGGATCCGTTATGCAGATGAAATGTTCTCCCGGGGCCCCGGTTTTTCTCTCGAGTTCGCCGTAAAAGTATTTCATGAGGGAAACGGTTTCCACGGTCGAACCTGATTTTGAGGAGACTACGAAGAGAGTTCTAAGAAGGTCTATGCTTTCCCGGGTCTTAAGAATGAAGTCGGGATCCGTAGTGTCAAGAAGAGTGAGGCGCAAAAAGCCGTCGCGGAGGGTGAATATGTTTCTGAACACCTCGGAAGAGAGACTTGAGCCCCCCATGCCTAAAACAACAACTTCGGTGAACCCTTTTTTCCTTATCGATTCTGAGAAGTCGTCTATTTCATTTATTACCGCGAGCATCTGCTTCGGAAGATGGACCCAGCCGAGGCGATTCGTGATCTCGGAAGGATTATCTGCCCAGAGCAGGTGATCGTATTCGAAGAATCTTTCGGCAAAGCGGTTTTTCTCAAGTTCGAGGAGTTGGGATTGGATTATGCTTCCGTAATCGCCCGCGTATTCGGTGTAGTTTGGTGACTCCGAACCGGCTTTGTTTTCAGTGGACACGGTACTAGTTACCAAGCAGTTTGAGGCATTCCTTTAGAATGGTGTCCGCGTTAAAGCCGAAATTGTTCATCACGTCTTGGTATGGCGCGGACTCTCCGAAGCAGTCTATTCCGTAGACCTTGGCATCGGGACCCGATCCCGTGAATTTTTCCCATCCGAACGTTGCTCCGGCCTCGACACTTAGCCTTGTTTCGACAGAAGGCGGCAGGACGCTGTCTTTGTACTTCTGGGACTGAGCTTCGAAAAGACTCCAGCACGGGAGACTCACGACTCTCGGATTTTTCTCCATCTCGCGCAGTTTTTCATAAACTTCGAGACAGATGTGAACCTCAGAACCCGTGGATATCAGAATGATGTCAGGTGTGCCGTTTGAGTCCGCAAGTACATAACCCCCCGCGAGCGCTCCATCGGCCGCGGCGTAGCGGTCCCTGTCTATTATCGGAACGTTCTGTCTTGTGAGAACGAACGCGGCGGGACGATCAGAAAGCCCCATCACGTGTTTCCAAAGAATCGCAAGCTCGTTCGCGTCGCAGGGACGGATGACATCGATATTGGGTGTGACTCTGAGGGCCGCCAGATGCTCTATGGGTTGATGAGTGGGTCCGTCCTCGCCAACTCCTATGCTGTCATGAGTGAAAATGTAGATTACGGGAAGTTTCATCAGCGCCGCAAGTCTTATCGAGGGTTTCATGTAGTCGGCAAACACAAAGTAGGTC
This genomic interval from Candidatus Dadabacteria bacterium contains the following:
- the rpiA gene encoding ribose-5-phosphate isomerase RpiA, whose amino-acid sequence is MGKTEELKKAAGVKAVDFVRAGMLVGLGTGSTAEFAIEELSKRIRDGRLSDISCVPSSERTKNFAEVMDLDLVELDSARRIDVTIDGADEIDSDFNLIKGGGGALLREKVLAQNSKRNIIVADESKLSRRLGERFPVPVEVLQFALEAEKDYLESLGGEVRLRLARDGSPFLTDQGNLIVDWSFGEMDDPSFFAYRLSARAGIVEHGLFIGTTSDVIVAFSQEVKHFVTISDA
- a CDS encoding transketolase: IASPADPVATSSENSNIINAKGKKVPWFMGGAADVGSSTKTYLKCTTSFSAEDREGRNFHFGVREHSMAAIASGMCLSGLRAYASTYFVFADYMKPSIRLAALMKLPVIYIFTHDSIGVGEDGPTHQPIEHLAALRVTPNIDVIRPCDANELAILWKHVMGLSDRPAAFVLTRQNVPIIDRDRYAAADGALAGGYVLADSNGTPDIILISTGSEVHICLEVYEKLREMEKNPRVVSLPCWSLFEAQSQKYKDSVLPPSVETRLSVEAGATFGWEKFTGSGPDAKVYGIDCFGESAPYQDVMNNFGFNADTILKECLKLLGN